The Triticum urartu cultivar G1812 unplaced genomic scaffold, Tu2.1 TuUngrouped_contig_5661, whole genome shotgun sequence genome contains the following window.
ATTTAACATCCAATGGTTACTTACTGAGGTAGCTAAGGTAAACGTTCTCAGACATAGTGATTGACTTAAGCCTATACAGACAAGCTAGAAAGGATTATGTTAGTTGTAAAATGATGTGTATGTGCATGAAGACAACAAACACATGTCCGTGTATACCAATAATCAAAAAATAGAGCAAGAGAAAAAATTATAACGCAACTGAAAACTCTAGTAATTAGTACGGATGTGATCAGGATATTTCAAAAGTCCACTGTCAAGATATAAACAGACCCGAAATTCCATTCAGCACAAGCATATGGGCCGATACGAAGGAGAAAAAATAGGCCTTCAGCAGCAACCAGCTTCACAAATCTCACAAGATCAAATCTGTCTTCAAAGTAATACTGGGAAAAATGGAAGATGCATAAGTTCATATTCAAGGACAAAATATGTACAACTGAAGTAAACAAGTAGGCAACTACATTACCTGACCTTTGGCTGGTTCATGCCCATTCCAAAAGACATATGTCTCAATTACATCTGCACCACCTTCCTTGCACTTTGCAATTATACTAGGCCACATCTAGCACAATTTGCAAGAATTTAGTTAGAGCTACAAGCAATACAAACACCGTATTCCTGGGCAAACAAAGAACGATGCTAATCGCTCAGCAATTAATTTCATGCAGCACCCAGCTATTTGAAGCACAAGAAAACTACCAAAATCTGATGTCCATACTAAAAGTGATAATGAAACTCAGTCTCACACGGACGCCTCAAGAAGAGCCAGTGTGAAAATCTCTTGACACCCTCACGCACACCAGTGTCAGTTACAATTCCATCCGACTCGCTAACCGCAAACGAGCTTCGAAGGAAGTTCATGGAGGAGCAAGCCATGGTTATCCACCGTGCTATGAAGAAAAAATACTCAGGTTTTCAGTCTATCCTAGTTTAACTTCTTTTTATTATGGGAGAACACCAATTTTGTTCGTCCCTGCTCAATTGCAGCAGCCCCGACCACCACGGATCAAGCCACCACAAATCCCACATTTCCGCCGCACCAACTCGAACCTGATCAGGCATGAGTAAGCTCTTTGGCGGGGCGGCCTACGATATTGCGGCATTGAGGTAATGGAATAAACTCGCTCCGATAAGAGGGGGAAAACTACAACGGGTTCCGCCCGATGCCAACAACTCCACCAGAGGCTGCCTTTTTTTCCGGTAGCAACAGACGCTGCCCTTGCACAAGCCGCGGACGGCATCCTCACCTCGGGTGTGGCGCGGGGGTAGTGTACTCCTGCTGAGACGAGCATCCTCCGCTGCCCGCCGATGCGCACCGCACGATGGTCGTAGCTCACGTTGAAAGGCTCGAAGTAGGGCCCATCCGCCCCCCTCCCCACCACCTGGCTCAGCTCCCCCGCCGCTGATGCTGAGGCGGTGAAGTAaccgacgacgaggaggaggaggaggagggggaggaaggggggcccaaatcgcgagggcggcggcgaggcggccaTGGCCAGAAGCACAGTAGAAGCACAGGGGGGTTACGGGGAGTGTATAACAGAGAGGCGGATGAAGCGAGGTTTTTCCTATTTTCTTTTGGATAATTTTGTTTTACGGAAGCTCTGACTAGGACAACGGATTGAGATCAGGATGAACGGAGCATAGCCAGATCGGAGATGGCGTATTCCAAACTCGAACTTGTTGCCGATACCTCACGCGACGCATTAATGATTGGAGTTCTTTTACGCGGGGAAATGATTGCGATACGTGGAGAGAAAGTAATTATACAGTACAACAAGAGCAATAAACCAGTTAGCAAGCAGCCGGCCATAGGTCAACTTTCCATCTATTTATCTTTAATCAGGATCATAGGTCAATACCATGTCATCTATGAAACCTTCACACATATAGCTCCCCTCTCTCACTAATTTAAAAAGGGTTTACAGATGATGTGCTTTTCCAGAGTCCAATAATTCTTGCCCCGATATTAAATTTAACATGTGGGTCTCACTTGTCAATGAGAGACGACCGTGGTGGGCGATGATGGCGGTGGTACAGTGACTCACATCGGTGGTGTCGCAGTGGTACGACTGTTGGGCCCATGGGACTGGGGGTACCCAGGGCCATCTGTCTGTGGTCCAGGACACGACGCCCTTACAAGGCCCAAACTGGCCCATCGTCAGGACTTCACGAGCAGGCCCCTTCGTGAGGACCCCGCCTCGCGGGGAGCGCGCCCTCAGGTATCAACAAAAATACCTCGTGTgagacttagtcgtgaggccaacgcatctttgtagtagcttgagaggggttgagcggaatcaagagacgcaacacaagataAGGATTTAGACACCTTCGGACCCCgagaaacatcatccggtaacaaccctgcgtgttgtttgtggctaggtttTATTATCATCACGaaggagtcgccgtaaaccggctctcccagtTATCCCTAACCCTTAAGATTATTGCCGcgccctcttggggtgccctgcccctccttatatatgttgaaggggcgggttacatgtagagtcagactcggattaagacttaaactattctgacttctcttcatgggcttaacgtcttgggcttcataacgtctcggCCTTCATAACCCCAGGCGACTCTATGCCGCCGGGTTATGACTGTCAACCAGTTATCACTGTCTGTCGGGTTATGATTGTCAACCAGTTATCACTGTCTGCCAGGTTATGACTGTCTGCTGGTTTATGATGGTCTGCCCGGTTATGACTGTCCACCGGTTTATGATGGTCTGTCGGGTTATcgtctgacttaacacctgctgggttatcatctgacttaacacctgccggtttaccaGGTCCGAGCCGGGTTATAgctccggccgggtcataccgcggggtatatcctcGACATTAGCCCCGGTTTAATTTGGAtttccatgttaaactgatcctgattatccttaagtccttgtcacttCCTTCCTTTAGAAAATCCAGGTCAATAGACCAACTTCATAGTCAATTTGCTTGTAGAAGAAATATTGTAAACAAAGAATCCATTTGAATCGTCCTTCAATGCTCTAACTTGACAAAAATACTGGCCTTTGAAATATTCAACTGATTTTCAGCCGGTTTAAGGATGTAGAACTTGCCaatttataaatattgatggcaccgggtcataattgcagttaacatcaagcttgaaaatatatctcttatatgcctatcacttgtagcccccaagtttTAAGAAGGTAGCGTAGCAACAGCTTAAGACTTGTTTCAATATAAATGTcacaaccttgaagaaatccgatTTGTTCATCTCCGTCATTAGTCATAaactgagtattccacatatgtagcccccaagtgtcggattgtcatgcttgcagcaacctgggatttgaaattgccttatgctcataaaaacttcaaccagtgtagcccccaagggccgggtcattatgcaataatgagcagggactttgtaaatataatcatgtagATTTGAGCAGTGACATGTAGCCCCCATCGTAGGGGTTGAACCcatgtccacaaggttaagagctttgtgctttatcAACTGAGCAacggacccttcaatataatggatttaacttgtgtaccttgaattattgacaggagcaattggtagcccccaagggccggctcattatgatgtgatgagtcgggtcttcaataaggtgagcaaacaatgactttgcattagcccccaagtatcaTGGTGCCtacttgcagcgacatgagacttgtgtatttgatgtaatctcaacttgaataatgtagccctcaagtgtcgggtcgtaagcctgcagcgactcgggactattccttccattgtataATAACTTAtatccattgcgctgaagcgactttgaaaacctcaattataatattggttattgataaccataataaaaatccagtcatgttggctattaaagatttgaataatataacctggTTTGAAAACTGATTCCTGCCACATAAACCGGTATATTCGTGGACATATGATACATGCtatgatgatgtaatgatgatgcaatatatgatgatgtatgtgTATGATTAAGAGGGTTTAAgttatggttcggatacgaccagagcccccaagtagtcataattgtggcattgcgccgatcaagagatGTAGCTATGGTTCTAATACgatcaagcccccaagtgatttccctgttgtccttatgcctatcaagaggtatagctatggttcgaacccatagcccccaagtgatttccctagtGGCCTTACGCCAATCAAGAGGGTATAAGGTATGGTTCAgatacgaccagagcccccaagtgattatcctggtggccttacgccaatcaagagggtataagctatggttcacatacgaccagagcccccaaATGATTTTCCTGGTGGccttaagcctatcaagaggtgtgactatggttcgaacatagcctccaagtgatattgtgagttgtgctcaagggatacccatgtttgagctgtgctgtgcagcagactctctttggccccttatgataatattggcttgatggccggattaccgaagtaaccagagctgtgctcttatgataatattggcttgatggccggattaccgaagtaaccagagctgtgctcttatgataatattggcttgatagctgAATCAAGAGGGCAGTAATGCTATGTTCTCTTTgatgaatacacctatgtttgaaaggaagcccccaaatgatatTGTGAGTTATGCTTAATgggcacctatgtttgagttgtgcttttgcaacagactctctttggtcccttaaATTTTTCCTGAGGattcgaacttgcgagagattattCTTTTGAActggaaattcttaaaccggatattgagagcttcaaagctttgtgggagacaacTTTCCCTTGAACTGCAATTTAAACCGGAATCTTTCTTTTTAAGCCGggaattttctgacggcctttaaatttgcaccaatatgatggtttagggtcctgcattagataactttacaagccagagtaattgctcttttaaagaaagcaatatataatataaaaatatactggatgat
Protein-coding sequences here:
- the LOC125529522 gene encoding beta-galactosidase 15-like isoform X1, producing the protein MAASPPPSRFGPPFLPLLLLLLVVGYFTASASAAGELSQVVGRGADGPYFEPFNVSYDHRAVRIGGQRRMLVSAGVHYPRATPEMWPSIIAKCKEGGADVIETYVFWNGHEPAKGQYYFEDRFDLVRFVKLVAAEGLFFLLRIGPYACAEWNFGGFPVWLRDIPGIEFRTDNEPYKAEMQTFVTKIVDMMKAEKLYSWQGGPIILQQETR
- the LOC125529522 gene encoding beta-galactosidase 15-like isoform X2, whose protein sequence is MAASPPPSRFGPPFLPLLLLLLVVGYFTASASAAGELSQVVGRGADGPYFEPFNVSYDHRAVRIGGQRRMLVSAGVHYPRATPEMWPSIIAKCKEGGADVIETYVFWNGHEPAKGQYYFEDRFDLVRFVKLVAAEGLFFLLRIGPYACAEWNFGGFPVWLRDIPGIEFRTDNEPYKKRCTVTTLILVGGASSSTP